In Trifolium pratense cultivar HEN17-A07 linkage group LG7, ARS_RC_1.1, whole genome shotgun sequence, a genomic segment contains:
- the LOC123895859 gene encoding uncharacterized protein LOC123895859, with the protein MDYAKGCQECQKHAGIQHVPASELHLIVKPWPFRGWALDLIGEIRPASSKNQRYILVGIDYFTKWIEVVALTNVDQEAVINFIQNHIIYRFGLPKTITTDQGTLFVGRKMQDFDEQAGSRLITSTPYYAQANGQVEAANKVIIGSTPFRLTYGHDVVLPVEVMMQSIRVQRQLELPTDHYWNLLLDELIDVDEERLQAFDVLVRQKERIVKAYNKKVKPKTFNLGDLVWKVLLPMDRRDRVFGKWSPNWEGPFKISQILSN; encoded by the exons ATGGACTATGCAAAAGGGTGCCAAGAATGTCAAAAACATGCTGGTATACAACATGTTCCCGCAAGTGAATTACATTTGATTGTTAAGCCTTGGCCGTTCAGGGGTTGGGCCTTAGACTTGATTGGTGAAATCAGGCCAGCCTCATCAAAAAATCAGCGCTATATATTGGTTGGAATTGACTATTTCACAAAGTGGATTGAGGTTGTGGCTTTAACAAATGTGGATCAGGAAGCTGTGATTAATTTCATTCAAAACcacattatttataggtttgggctcCCTAAAACTATTACTACAGACCAAGGGACATTGTTTGTTGGGCGAAAAATGCAAGACTTTGATGAACAAGCAGGTTCTAGGCTGATCACGTCAACGCCTtactatgctcaagcaaatggTCAAGTCGAAGCAGCTAACAAGGTCATAATTg GTTCAACTCCTTTTCGACTGACCTATGGCCATGATGTTGTGTTGCCTGTGGAAGTTATGATGCAGTCAATTCGAGTGCAAAGACAGTTGGAACTACCCACTGACCATTATTGGAATTTATTGTTAGATGAGTTAATTGATGTAGATGAGGAAAGATTGCAAGCATTTGATGTATTAGTTcgacaaaaagaaagaattgtCAAAGCTTACAATAAAAAGGTTAAACCTAAAACATTTAACTTAGGAGATTTGGTTTGGAAAGTTCTTCTTCCCATGGATAGAAGAGATAGGGTCTTTGGGAAATGGTCACCTAATTGGGAAGGGCCATTCAAGATTTCTCAGATATTATCCAATTGA